A stretch of the Streptomyces sp. Edi2 genome encodes the following:
- a CDS encoding DUF3592 domain-containing protein: MEMAAAGGFLLATFGVLCGFLVRQLVGRLRSLLGGLVAESVCVRRYSSEGSEGNTYWHHVYGFTMADGRYVEFEEDALLMAQGQAVMVRYRLGKNPARTATVMGRGGAWSPLFGQLFGIGVSGCFTLLGLLFVWLGVGELSR, from the coding sequence ATGGAGATGGCGGCTGCGGGTGGGTTCCTTCTGGCGACGTTCGGCGTGCTGTGCGGCTTTCTGGTGCGGCAGTTGGTGGGACGGCTCCGGTCGCTGTTGGGCGGGCTGGTCGCCGAAAGCGTGTGCGTGCGCCGCTACTCCTCGGAGGGCAGCGAGGGCAACACCTACTGGCACCACGTCTACGGGTTCACCATGGCGGACGGCCGGTACGTGGAGTTCGAGGAGGACGCGCTGCTGATGGCCCAGGGCCAGGCGGTGATGGTCCGCTACCGGCTCGGGAAGAATCCGGCGCGCACCGCCACCGTCATGGGTCGGGGCGGTGCGTGGTCGCCGCTGTTCGGGCAGCTCTTCGGGATCGGTGTCAGCGGCTGTTTCACCCTGTTGGGCCTGTTGTTCGTGTGGCTGGGCGTGGGCGAGCTCAGCCGGTAG